In Tiliqua scincoides isolate rTilSci1 chromosome 1, rTilSci1.hap2, whole genome shotgun sequence, the following are encoded in one genomic region:
- the LOC136655573 gene encoding acyl-coenzyme A thioesterase 1-like has translation MGVQIVVLPSRKCLQDEPVQVRVEGLPPLQEVTLRASLQDDSGEPFQALAYYRAGSSGELDLTVSASLGGSYSGVEPMGLLWSLESKTPYKRLAKRNVRTPFRVAYEVYEGRGVAGQLLDTCTCERWFLAEGVQRIPVREGRLRATLFLPPGPGPFPGLIDLYGSGGGLVEYRASLLASRGFVTLALAYLAYEDLSSFPEFLELEYFGEAVEFLRSQPQVKTMGIGVLGLSKGSDIALALASFWPGVRAAVSISGSGVNAFIPLRVKGVTIPAHPYNLDKIKISSVAGSMDISEMMDDPQDPATWESCIPVEKSSAKFLFFSGQDDKNLRSEQFCRETVKRLQQSGRHVEFYCYPGAGHLLEPPYLPLCCVSDHRSFGALFSWGGKWKEHAKAQEDAWHRILTFFRQHLLDSATKSHL, from the exons ATGGGGGTGCAGATCGTGGTCCTGCCTTCCCGCAAGTGCCTGCAGGACGAGCCCGTCCAGGTGCGAGTGGAGGGGCTGCCCCCTCTGCAAGAAGTCACTCTCAGAGCATCCCTGCAGGACGACAGCGGGGAGCCCTTCCAGGCGCTGGCTTACTACAGGGCTGGGAGCAGCGGGGAGCTGGACCTCACCGTCTCTGCGTCCCTGGGCGGCAGCTACTCCGGGGTGGAGcccatggggctgctgtggtCCCTGGAATCCAAGACCCCCTACAAGCGGCTGGCGAAAAGGAACGTCCGGACCCCTTTCCGGGTCGCCTACGAAGTGTACGAGGGGCGCGGAGTGGCCGGGCAGCTGCTGGACACGTGTACGTGTGAACGGTGGTTCCtggcagagggggtgcaaaggatcCCGGTGCGAGAAGGCAGGCTCCGAGCCACCCTCTTTTTGCCTCCAG GCCCTGGACCATTCCCAGGACTCATTGACTTATATGGAAGCGGAGGAGGTCTTGTGGAATACCGAGCAAGCCTTCTGGCCAGCAGAGGGTTTGTGACACTTGCTCTTGCTTACTTGGCCTATGAGGACCTCTCATCTTTCCCAGAGTTTCTTGAGCTGGAGTATTTTGGCGAGGCTGTGGAGTTTTTGCGCAGTCAACCACAG GTGAAGACAATGGGGATTGGCGTTCTGGGGCTGTCTAAAGGGTCGGATATTGCCCTTGCATTGGCCTCATTCTGGCCAGGTGTCAGAGCAGCTGTCAGCATTTCTGGCTCAGGTGTTAATGCTTTTATCCCCCTGAGAGTAAAGGGGGTTACAATTCCTGCACATCCCTACAACCTGGACAAGATAAAAATCTCTAGTGTTGCTGGAAGTATGGATATCTCAGAAATGATGGATGATCCCCAGGACCCGGCTACCTGGGAATCTTGCATCCCTGTGGAGAAGTCCTCAGCCAAGTTTCTCTTCTTCTCAGGGCAGGATGACAAGAACTTGAGGAGTGAGCAGTTCTGCAGGGAAACTGTAAAGCGCCTTCAGCAGAGTGGGCGCCACGTGGAGTTCTATTGCTACCCTGGGGCAGGGCACCTCTTGGAGCCACCATACTTGCCCTTGTGCTGCGTTTCTGATCACAGATCCTTCGGGGCTCTTTTTTCCTGGGGAGGAAAATGGAAAGAGCATGCCAAGGCACAGGAAGATGCCTGGCACAGAATACTGACCTTTTTCAGACAACATTTGCTAGATTCTGCCACCAAGAGTCATTTATAG
- the JMJD7 gene encoding bifunctional peptidase and (3S)-lysyl hydroxylase JMJD7 isoform X2 produces the protein MPEERCMPFSAFLDIVEKKVASPGVFYVQKQCSNLTEEFPELLGDVEPDIPWMSEALGKKPDAVNFWLGESSAVTSLHKDHYENLYCVISGEKHFLLHPPSDRPFIPYGLYPPATYHISEDGLYELVPQKGAEKVPWIPLDPLNPDLEKYPEYAQAKSFHCIIKAGEMLYLPSLWFHHVQQSHGCIAVNYWYDMEYDLKYSYYQLLDSLAKAVALK, from the exons ATGCCAGAGGAACGATGCATGCCCTTCAGTGCTTTCTTGGATATTGTGGAGAAGAAAGTAGCTTCTCCAGGGGTCTTCTACGTGCAGAAACAGTGTTCAAACCTGACTGAGGAATTCCCTGAACTCTTGGGCGATGTGGAGCCAGACATACCGTGGATGAGCGAGGCACTTG GGAAGAAGCCCGATGCTGTAAATTTCTGGCTAGGAGAATCTTCTGCAGTGACCTCTT TACATAAAGACCATTATGAAAACTTATACTGTGTGATTTCTGGAGAGAAGCATTTTCTACTGCATCCACCAAGTGACCGTCCTTTCATCCCATATG GGCTGTACCCACCAGCAACCTACCACATATCAGAAGATGGGTTATATGAGCTGGTGCCTCAAAAAGGGGCAGAGAAG GTGCCCTGGATCCCACTAGACCCTTTAAATCCAGATCTGGAAAAGTACCCAGAATATGCCCAGGCAAAGTCTTTCCACTGTATCATTAAGGCTGGTGAGATGTTGTATCTTCCTTCTCTCTGGTTTCATCACGTTCAGCAGTCACATGGCTGCATAGCAG TGAATTATTGGTATGACATGGAATATGATCTGAAGTACTCTTACTATCAGCTGCTGGATTCTCTTGCAAAAGCTGTGGCACTGAAATAG
- the JMJD7 gene encoding bifunctional peptidase and (3S)-lysyl hydroxylase JMJD7 isoform X1, which translates to MAGAGGDREALRAVRRSLESFPREARELCLTESVPYLDSLPSPLEFYREWVCPNKPCIIRNALNHWPALKKWTLPYLREIVGSKLVSVAITPNGYADAVYQDWFVMPEERCMPFSAFLDIVEKKVASPGVFYVQKQCSNLTEEFPELLGDVEPDIPWMSEALGKKPDAVNFWLGESSAVTSLHKDHYENLYCVISGEKHFLLHPPSDRPFIPYGLYPPATYHISEDGLYELVPQKGAEKVPWIPLDPLNPDLEKYPEYAQAKSFHCIIKAGEMLYLPSLWFHHVQQSHGCIAVNYWYDMEYDLKYSYYQLLDSLAKAVALK; encoded by the exons ATGGCTGGCGCCGGCGGGGACAGGGAGGCGCTGCGAGCCGTCAGGCGGAGCCTGGAGAGCTTCCCCCGCGAGGCCAGAG AATTGTGCTTGACAGAGTCTGTGCCTTATCTTGATAGCCTCCCATCTCCCCTGGAATTCTATCGAGAATGGGTGTGCCCAAACAAGCCATGTATAATTCGGAATGCACTCAACCACTGGCCAGCTCTGAAAAAGTGGACTTTACCTTACTTGAG GGAAATAGTGGGCTCCAAGTTGGTGAGTGTGGCAATAACACCCAATGGGTATGCTGATGCAGTTTATCAGGACTGGTTTGTCATGCCAGAGGAACGATGCATGCCCTTCAGTGCTTTCTTGGATATTGTGGAGAAGAAAGTAGCTTCTCCAGGGGTCTTCTACGTGCAGAAACAGTGTTCAAACCTGACTGAGGAATTCCCTGAACTCTTGGGCGATGTGGAGCCAGACATACCGTGGATGAGCGAGGCACTTG GGAAGAAGCCCGATGCTGTAAATTTCTGGCTAGGAGAATCTTCTGCAGTGACCTCTT TACATAAAGACCATTATGAAAACTTATACTGTGTGATTTCTGGAGAGAAGCATTTTCTACTGCATCCACCAAGTGACCGTCCTTTCATCCCATATG GGCTGTACCCACCAGCAACCTACCACATATCAGAAGATGGGTTATATGAGCTGGTGCCTCAAAAAGGGGCAGAGAAG GTGCCCTGGATCCCACTAGACCCTTTAAATCCAGATCTGGAAAAGTACCCAGAATATGCCCAGGCAAAGTCTTTCCACTGTATCATTAAGGCTGGTGAGATGTTGTATCTTCCTTCTCTCTGGTTTCATCACGTTCAGCAGTCACATGGCTGCATAGCAG TGAATTATTGGTATGACATGGAATATGATCTGAAGTACTCTTACTATCAGCTGCTGGATTCTCTTGCAAAAGCTGTGGCACTGAAATAG